A region from the Lolium perenne isolate Kyuss_39 chromosome 4, Kyuss_2.0, whole genome shotgun sequence genome encodes:
- the LOC127293519 gene encoding transcription factor bHLH18 yields MEDSNMFIQWAMETLQHEHHPAVAAAYADAGQVFPSLQELRCSELQNGTAPAAAQAGNRHRATDSWSSGDSGRENTPGAAVVENDGWSSNCSVGSTTYPPVSWNFTSTMAQPSIHDEATPTARARPLDVPEPAYRSPASRKRSAKSAASTGTGHTSSPEPFVQEHVMAERKRREKINRQFIELSTVIPGLKKMDKATILSDAVRYVKEQQEKLKELEDRNLRTVEPVVLVKRPCIATKPDGMATTGSSLPEIEARISDSTVMVKIHCEDGKGVLARLLTEVEGLRLSITHTNAIPFPACTVNITIMAKMDEGFNITADDILGKLDASLH; encoded by the exons ATGGAAGACTCGAACATGTTCATCCAGTGGGCCATGGAGACTCTGCAGCACGAGCATCACCCGGCGGTCGCCGCTGCCTACGCCGACGCCGGCCAGGTCTTCCCGTCACTTCAAGAGCTCCGCTGCTCAGAGCTACAGAACGGCACGGCCCCTGCCGCAGCACAGGCTGGCAACCGCCACCGCGCCACAGACAGCTGGAGCTCAGGCGACAGCGGCCGTGAGAACACGCCGGGCGCCGCGGTCGTGGAGAACGACGGCTGGTCGTCCAACTGCAGCGTCGGTAGCACAACCTACCCACCCGTGAGCTGGAACTTCACCTCCACCATGGCGCAGCCGAGCATTCACGACGAGGCCACGCCCACCGCTCGCGCACGACCGCTCGACGTGCCTGAGCCGGCGTACAGGTCGCCCGCCTCAAGGAAACGGTCCGCGAAGAGCGCCGCCAGTACGGGGACGGGGCACACGTCATCACCGGAGCCGTTCGTGCAGGAACACGTCATGGCTGAGAGGAAGCGCCGCGAGAAGATCAACCGTCAATTCATCGAGCTCTCCACCGTCATCCCCGGCCTCAAGAAG ATGGACAAGGCGACGATCCTGTCCGACGCTGTGAGGTACGTCAAGGAGCAGCAGGAGAAGCTCAAGGAGCTCGAGGACCGCAACCTAAGGACCGTCGAACCGGTTGTGCTTGTCAAGAGGCCATGCATCGCCACAAAACCTGACGGCATGGCAACGACCGGGAGCTCGCTGCCGGAGATCGAGGCGAGGATCTCGGACAGCACCGTCATGGTGAAGATCCATTGCGAGGACGGCAAGGGGGTGCTTGCCAGGTTGCTCACTGAGGTCGAGGGTCTTCGCCTTAGCATCACGCACACCAATGCCATCCCCTTCCCGGCTTGCACTGTGAACATAACTATCATGGCAAAG ATGGACGAGGGTTTCAACATCACAGCAGATGACATCTTAGGGAAGCTCGATGCCTCGTTGCACTGA